In Oceanobacillus sp. FSL K6-2867, one DNA window encodes the following:
- a CDS encoding type III pantothenate kinase — protein sequence MLFVLDVGNTNTVLGVFEKDQLKHEWRIKTDRYKTADEFGMLIKSLFDYKGIAFSDINGVIISSVVPQIMSSLEEMSKAYFHMDPVVIGKEETQTYLKMNYPNPKELGADRIVNAVGAIEEYGAPLIIIDFGTATTYCYINEQEEYSGGIITPGIKISMEALYNKASKLPKIEIQAPDQVVGTSTVEAMTSGVFYGYVGEVDGLVNRIKQEKNVEPKVIATGGLAKLIANGATTIDKVDSQLTLKGLYLIYQRLNDNEKENITS from the coding sequence ATGCTATTTGTTCTTGACGTTGGAAATACAAATACAGTGCTTGGTGTCTTTGAAAAAGATCAGTTAAAACATGAATGGCGGATAAAAACAGACCGCTATAAGACAGCTGACGAATTTGGTATGTTAATAAAATCATTATTTGACTATAAAGGTATCGCTTTTTCAGATATAAATGGTGTCATCATATCTTCTGTTGTTCCGCAAATTATGTCTTCGTTAGAGGAAATGAGCAAAGCGTATTTTCATATGGATCCAGTCGTTATTGGAAAAGAAGAAACGCAAACATATTTAAAGATGAACTATCCTAATCCAAAAGAACTTGGTGCTGATCGTATTGTCAACGCAGTAGGGGCAATAGAAGAGTATGGCGCACCACTAATTATTATTGATTTTGGGACTGCAACAACCTATTGCTATATTAATGAGCAAGAAGAATATAGTGGCGGAATTATTACCCCGGGAATTAAAATTTCGATGGAGGCATTGTACAATAAAGCCTCTAAGCTACCAAAAATCGAAATTCAAGCTCCAGATCAAGTTGTCGGAACATCTACTGTAGAAGCAATGACATCTGGAGTTTTTTATGGTTATGTGGGAGAAGTTGACGGTCTTGTAAACCGAATAAAGCAAGAGAAAAATGTAGAACCAAAGGTTATTGCAACTGGCGGGTTAGCTAAGCTAATTGCAAACGGAGCGACTACAATCGACAAAGTCGATTCACAGCTGACATTAAAAGGTCTGTATCTGATCTATCAGAGATTAAATGATAATGAAAAGGAGAATATAACTTCATGA
- the ftsH gene encoding ATP-dependent zinc metalloprotease FtsH, with the protein MSQIFRNVLFWMLIFFVIIGVIGVFNGQGEDSEEYNVQQFVDALNNGEIEELTFQPSHGIIRFTGTLTDGETTFIAQVPDNTEIISSITDVATQQSILKVAEEEQPSPWLTFLTGIVPFLLIGLFFLFILSQAQGGGGGGRVMNFGKSKAKMYTEDKKKVRFKDVAGADEEKQELVEVVEFLKDPRKFSAVGARIPKGVLLVGPPGTGKTLLARAVAGEAGTPFFSISGSDFVEMFVGVGASRVRDLFENAKKNAPCIIFIDEIDAVGRQRGAGLGGGHDEREQTLNQLLVEMDGFGANEGIIIIAATNRADILDPALLRPGRFDRQIMVDRPDVKGREAVLHVHARNKPLDDTVDLKTIAMRTPGFSGADLENLLNEAALIAARDNRKSVNQLDIDEAIDRVIAGPAKKSRVISKKERDIVAYHESGHTIIGMVLDDADVVHKVTIVPRGQAGGYAVMLPREDRYFMTKPELFDKITGLLGGRVAEEIIFGEVSTGASNDFQRATNIAHKMITEYGMSDKIGPIQFSSGGGGNVFLGRDIQNEQTYSDAIAHDIDKEMQNFINYCYDRAKKILTENRDKLELVAQTLLEVETLDAKQIKSLFEDGKLPEPDAEDVKVNIQSKDDEENLSYEEAKEKSEDKSYINDPIMGDRKSDENETDKK; encoded by the coding sequence ATGAGTCAGATATTTCGTAATGTCCTGTTTTGGATGCTGATTTTCTTCGTCATTATTGGCGTAATCGGTGTATTCAACGGACAAGGTGAAGATAGTGAAGAATATAATGTACAGCAATTTGTAGATGCTTTAAATAATGGTGAGATTGAAGAGTTAACATTCCAGCCGTCACATGGAATTATTCGTTTTACTGGGACATTGACTGATGGTGAGACTACATTTATCGCTCAGGTTCCTGATAATACGGAAATTATTTCTTCGATAACAGATGTTGCAACACAGCAGAGCATCCTCAAGGTTGCCGAAGAGGAGCAGCCAAGTCCATGGCTAACCTTCTTGACGGGAATCGTTCCGTTCTTATTAATTGGACTTTTCTTCTTATTTATCCTTAGTCAAGCGCAAGGCGGAGGCGGCGGAGGCCGTGTCATGAACTTTGGTAAGAGTAAAGCGAAGATGTATACTGAAGATAAGAAAAAAGTTCGTTTTAAAGATGTTGCAGGTGCTGATGAAGAGAAACAGGAATTGGTTGAGGTTGTAGAATTCCTGAAGGATCCTCGTAAATTCTCAGCAGTTGGAGCGCGTATTCCAAAAGGGGTTCTGCTTGTAGGACCTCCAGGTACTGGTAAAACATTACTTGCTCGCGCTGTTGCCGGTGAAGCTGGTACACCTTTCTTCTCCATCAGTGGTTCGGATTTCGTTGAGATGTTTGTCGGTGTCGGTGCTTCCCGAGTACGTGACTTATTTGAAAACGCAAAGAAAAATGCCCCATGTATTATCTTTATTGATGAGATTGACGCGGTAGGCCGTCAACGTGGAGCTGGTCTTGGCGGTGGTCATGATGAGCGTGAGCAAACATTGAACCAATTGCTTGTTGAGATGGATGGATTTGGTGCGAATGAGGGAATCATTATCATTGCCGCAACAAACCGTGCAGATATTCTAGACCCGGCATTATTGCGCCCGGGTCGTTTCGACAGACAAATTATGGTAGACCGTCCAGATGTTAAAGGACGTGAAGCGGTATTGCATGTTCATGCGAGAAATAAACCGTTAGACGATACTGTTGATTTAAAAACAATTGCAATGCGAACTCCAGGTTTCTCTGGAGCTGATTTAGAGAACTTGCTAAATGAAGCGGCACTTATTGCTGCAAGAGATAACCGTAAATCGGTAAACCAATTAGATATTGACGAAGCAATTGACCGTGTTATTGCAGGTCCTGCAAAGAAAAGCAGAGTTATTTCCAAAAAGGAAAGAGACATTGTTGCATATCATGAAAGTGGGCACACGATTATTGGTATGGTGTTAGATGATGCAGATGTCGTGCATAAAGTAACCATTGTACCTCGTGGTCAAGCAGGTGGATACGCCGTTATGCTGCCAAGAGAAGACCGTTACTTTATGACAAAACCAGAACTGTTTGATAAAATCACTGGATTACTAGGTGGACGTGTTGCAGAGGAGATTATCTTCGGTGAAGTAAGTACAGGAGCATCAAACGACTTCCAGCGTGCAACAAATATTGCACATAAGATGATAACGGAATATGGTATGAGTGATAAAATCGGACCAATTCAGTTTAGCAGTGGCGGAGGCGGCAATGTATTCCTTGGTCGCGATATCCAAAATGAACAAACGTATAGTGATGCAATTGCTCATGATATCGATAAGGAAATGCAAAACTTCATCAACTACTGTTACGATCGTGCGAAGAAGATCCTTACCGAAAATCGCGATAAGCTGGAGCTTGTAGCACAAACATTGCTAGAAGTAGAAACATTGGATGCGAAACAAATCAAATCTCTGTTTGAAGATGGCAAGCTCCCTGAACCGGATGCAGAGGATGTTAAAGTAAACATTCAGTCAAAAGATGATGAAGAGAACTTATCTTATGAAGAAGCAAAAGAAAAATCGGAAGATAAGAGTTATATCAATGATCCGATAATGGGTGACCGTAAATCGGATGAAAATGAAACAGATAAAAAATAA
- the hpt gene encoding hypoxanthine phosphoribosyltransferase, with protein sequence MHGEIDHTLITEEQIKAKCQEIGKQLSEDYDGKFPLVIGVLKGAMPFLSDVIRHTDIHLEMDFMDVSSYGDGTRSTGEVKIVKDLNTKVEGRDLIIVEDIIDSGLTLSYLVDLFKYRKARSIKIVTLLDKPSGRSAAIQADIIGFEVPDEFVVGYGLDYAERYRNLPYIGVLKPEIYSE encoded by the coding sequence ATGCATGGTGAGATTGACCATACCCTAATTACAGAAGAACAAATTAAAGCGAAGTGCCAAGAAATTGGAAAACAGCTATCCGAAGATTACGATGGCAAATTTCCGCTTGTAATTGGCGTATTAAAAGGAGCAATGCCTTTTCTGTCAGATGTAATTCGTCACACGGACATCCATTTGGAAATGGACTTTATGGATGTGTCAAGCTATGGTGATGGCACCCGTTCCACCGGAGAAGTAAAAATTGTGAAGGATTTAAACACAAAGGTTGAAGGGCGGGATCTAATCATTGTAGAAGACATCATTGACAGTGGTTTAACGCTCAGCTACCTAGTTGATTTATTTAAATATCGAAAAGCAAGATCAATTAAGATTGTAACGTTATTGGATAAACCATCTGGCAGATCAGCAGCAATTCAAGCAGACATCATTGGTTTTGAAGTTCCGGATGAATTCGTTGTCGGGTATGGGTTGGATTATGCAGAAAGATATCGTAATTTGCCTTATATCGGCGTGCTGAAACCAGAAATTTACAGTGAATAA
- the tilS gene encoding tRNA lysidine(34) synthetase TilS, producing the protein MRQEVLSFINKHQLLKKGATVIVGVSGGPDSMALLHFLKTIKKEWKLTVIAASVDHQLRGEESLSDLHYVKRICDEWGIVFAGASVDVPAYRVKHKLGTEVAAREVRYQFFGEQMEHYDADYLALGHHGDDQIETMLMKLTRTASSSALTGIPVQRAFSTGMIIRPFLCITKHMIEVYCKENQIEVRLDSTNYEVDYTRNYYRNKVVPLIKDRNDNIHRTTQHLSETLAEDEKYLRKAAREMVEELITFHAENKTAILDGNLFKNRAQALQRRAFHLILNYLYNDVPKDLSYIHEEQFFALLQRDDGNTQIDFPNDLKLENSYGKILFYFSNHRKAPSNQPYSFLLDIPGKLVLPGGSTITANFVEKHIVQDQYSHTFFAGQVVLPLHIRTRMPGDRMSWDGLNGSKKLKDIFIDAKIPISERNSWPIVTDAKGKILWLIGLKKSQLDPQQEKGSIIQLNFEKGNLSCTNGFQPPHL; encoded by the coding sequence ATGAGACAAGAAGTTCTTTCATTTATAAATAAACATCAATTACTGAAGAAAGGTGCAACCGTTATTGTTGGTGTATCAGGTGGACCGGATTCGATGGCTCTGCTCCATTTTCTGAAGACGATCAAAAAAGAGTGGAAATTAACTGTGATTGCTGCTTCTGTTGACCATCAACTCAGGGGAGAAGAGTCGTTAAGTGATTTACATTATGTGAAACGAATTTGTGACGAATGGGGAATAGTGTTTGCAGGTGCTTCAGTGGATGTGCCAGCATACCGGGTGAAGCATAAGCTGGGCACAGAGGTGGCTGCCCGTGAGGTCCGTTATCAGTTTTTTGGAGAACAAATGGAGCATTATGATGCAGATTATTTAGCACTTGGACATCACGGCGATGACCAGATAGAAACGATGCTTATGAAGCTTACGCGGACTGCGTCTTCTAGCGCACTGACAGGCATACCAGTACAGCGTGCGTTTTCTACAGGAATGATTATTCGTCCTTTTCTTTGTATCACCAAGCATATGATTGAAGTCTATTGCAAAGAAAATCAAATTGAGGTGCGATTGGACTCAACAAATTATGAAGTCGACTACACACGAAACTATTATCGAAACAAAGTCGTACCTTTAATTAAAGATCGAAATGACAATATACATCGTACAACTCAACATCTAAGTGAAACACTTGCTGAGGACGAAAAATACCTGCGTAAAGCTGCCAGAGAAATGGTCGAGGAACTCATTACCTTTCATGCAGAAAACAAGACAGCAATACTCGATGGGAATTTGTTTAAAAACCGTGCCCAAGCTTTACAAAGGCGTGCATTTCATCTAATATTAAACTATCTATACAATGACGTACCAAAGGACCTATCCTATATACATGAGGAACAGTTTTTTGCCTTGTTGCAACGTGATGATGGAAATACTCAAATTGATTTTCCAAATGATTTAAAGCTAGAAAACTCTTATGGGAAAATATTATTTTATTTCTCCAATCACAGAAAGGCCCCAAGCAACCAACCTTATTCTTTCTTATTGGATATACCAGGTAAACTTGTGTTACCAGGCGGTTCTACCATTACAGCAAACTTCGTTGAAAAACACATCGTACAAGACCAATATTCCCATACCTTTTTTGCGGGGCAGGTTGTGTTACCTTTACATATCAGAACTAGAATGCCGGGCGATAGAATGAGTTGGGATGGACTTAATGGGAGTAAGAAACTGAAGGATATATTTATTGATGCTAAAATACCTATTAGTGAAAGAAACAGCTGGCCAATCGTAACGGATGCTAAAGGCAAAATTTTATGGCTTATCGGCTTAAAGAAAAGTCAGTTGGATCCACAGCAGGAAAAAGGCTCAATTATACAATTAAACTTTGAAAAAGGGAATTTATCGTGTACTAATGGCTTTCAACCACCTCATCTTTAA
- a CDS encoding protein kinase encodes MKMNRVWKKQGIDLRPGSQIKGKWHHKTYTIQKKLGAGAIGTVYLCNYGDRPAALKISDKGTSMTVEVNVLKSLEKVQGSRLGPSLLDVDDWVSPMGSTYSFYVMEYLQGETMVSFIRKHGKDWIGVFMLQLLENLEKLHQTGWIFGDLKTENLLVVSSPPTVRWVDVGGTTKLGRAIKEYTEFYDRGYWGLGSRRAEPSYDLFAFVMVFLTIYYPNRFEKEHDATEKLLFKKVDRVNDLIPYRSVLKKALKSGYASSAEMKQELIQVLNAAKKREFYHKQKPKASWKHLFMESGGIGVLALMYYLFSLLF; translated from the coding sequence ATGAAGATGAATCGGGTATGGAAGAAACAGGGTATTGATTTAAGACCAGGATCCCAGATTAAAGGAAAGTGGCACCATAAAACCTATACTATACAGAAAAAACTGGGAGCGGGAGCGATTGGAACGGTTTATTTATGCAACTATGGCGACCGACCTGCCGCACTGAAAATCAGTGACAAAGGCACATCGATGACGGTGGAGGTAAATGTGTTAAAATCGTTGGAGAAGGTCCAAGGGAGTCGTCTTGGGCCTTCTTTGCTTGATGTGGATGATTGGGTCTCACCGATGGGCAGTACGTACTCTTTTTACGTTATGGAGTACTTACAGGGGGAGACGATGGTTAGTTTTATCCGAAAGCATGGGAAGGATTGGATTGGTGTTTTTATGCTGCAGCTTTTGGAGAATTTGGAGAAGCTGCATCAAACAGGATGGATATTTGGTGATTTAAAGACGGAAAACCTGTTAGTAGTATCATCGCCACCGACAGTGAGATGGGTTGATGTCGGAGGAACAACTAAGCTTGGCAGAGCCATTAAGGAGTATACAGAGTTTTATGACCGTGGTTACTGGGGACTGGGTTCAAGAAGGGCGGAACCGAGCTACGATCTTTTTGCTTTTGTTATGGTTTTTTTAACGATTTATTACCCAAACCGGTTTGAGAAAGAGCATGACGCAACAGAAAAATTGCTATTTAAAAAAGTTGACCGTGTTAACGATTTGATTCCCTATCGAAGCGTCTTAAAAAAGGCTTTAAAAAGTGGATATGCATCCAGTGCAGAAATGAAACAAGAATTAATTCAGGTTTTAAATGCTGCTAAAAAGCGTGAATTTTATCATAAGCAAAAACCGAAAGCATCATGGAAGCATCTATTTATGGAGTCAGGCGGAATTGGAGTTCTTGCATTAATGTATTATCTTTTCTCTCTACTTTTTTGA
- a CDS encoding VWA domain-containing protein, protein MKNGSLKQILLLTDGCSNKGEDPSATAALAYQQGITVNVIGILEDDQTESPDGLQEVEDIALSGGGVSQIVYSESLSQTVQMVTKQAMNQTLQGFVNKELRQILGSDQGIEDLDPEKRGEIMEVVEDLGETSDLEVLVLVDTSASMNNKLPTVKEALIDLSISLNSRIGRNKFCIYSFPGKRKDIQKVFDWSPKLDTISTVFPKLTSGGITPTGPAIREAMYQFGKKSLLRSFRHEDESGMEETGY, encoded by the coding sequence TTGAAAAATGGATCGTTAAAACAAATTTTATTACTGACAGATGGTTGTTCAAATAAGGGAGAAGATCCTTCTGCAACTGCAGCGCTCGCTTATCAGCAAGGGATAACGGTTAATGTTATTGGAATACTGGAAGATGATCAGACAGAAAGCCCGGATGGCTTGCAAGAGGTAGAGGATATAGCCTTATCAGGTGGTGGGGTCAGTCAGATTGTGTACAGTGAATCATTATCCCAGACCGTTCAAATGGTAACAAAACAGGCAATGAATCAAACATTGCAAGGGTTCGTGAATAAGGAATTAAGACAAATTCTTGGTTCAGACCAAGGCATAGAAGATTTAGATCCAGAGAAGCGCGGCGAAATTATGGAGGTTGTGGAAGATTTAGGAGAGACGAGTGATCTAGAAGTGCTTGTTCTCGTAGATACAAGTGCAAGCATGAATAATAAGCTTCCAACAGTGAAGGAAGCGCTTATTGATCTATCAATTAGCTTAAATTCAAGGATTGGCAGAAACAAGTTCTGTATTTATAGCTTCCCAGGAAAACGGAAGGATATTCAAAAGGTGTTTGATTGGTCACCGAAGCTTGATACAATCTCAACCGTATTTCCTAAGCTGACTAGTGGAGGAATTACGCCAACAGGACCCGCGATTCGTGAAGCAATGTATCAATTCGGTAAAAAAAGTTTATTAAGGAGCTTCAGACATGAAGATGAATCGGGTATGGAAGAAACAGGGTATTGA
- the spoIIE gene encoding stage II sporulation protein E — protein sequence MMESIPRVESRGFGVEKEGQKGKWRKGMYLKLKSILLERGWLFYFAGFLLGRAVILSAVSPFAIAFIASMWFVHREKSLKSMLAVLAGALTYSMTHAIFIGVAMLVFIFLAALGKQLKNQQVVLPLAVFASTTLSKMFLYSVRDTITSYEWLLLAVEGVLGAVLVLIFMQSIPLLSPKRYKPVLKNEEIVCMIILIASVLTGMIGWQIYGASAEQIFSRYFVLIFAYIGGAAIGSTVGVVAGLILSLANVANLYQMSLLAFSGLLGGLLKEGKKVGTSIGLLVGTGLISIYGDAVTLIPSLLESSIAILLFFLTPASWFSRISRYIPGTEEYTHEQEQYLQKVRNVTARRVGQFSEVFHALSKSFSVTQAASTSEQEAKRETDYFLSQVTEKTCQTCFMKDRCWQKAFDQTYSYMEEMKEDITSGQEPNRKVMREFENHCVKSRKVVEAMKEEMTFYEANRKLRQQVLESKRLVADQLQGVSEVMDDFAKEILKERQHHELQETQIIHALKHMGIELEKVDIYQLEKGNVDIEITASFYEYRGEGAKLIAPVLSDILNEMIIVKEEEISPFPNGYSHLAFGSAKEYTIQTGAASAAKGGGLVSGDSFTTIELGAGKFAMAISDGMGNGKRAREESMETLRLLQQILQTGIPEKVAIKSINSILSLRTTDEMFATLDLSVMDLHDASVRFLKIGSTPSFIKRGSKMIKIEASNLPMGIIQEFEVDIVSEQMHEEDLLIMMSDGIFEGPRHVENVDLWLKRKIREMATDDPQEVADLLLEEVIRTRSGEIKDDMTVLVAKIAKNKPEWAAVPIYRKKALS from the coding sequence ATGATGGAATCAATTCCAAGGGTTGAATCACGAGGATTTGGAGTAGAAAAAGAGGGACAAAAGGGTAAATGGCGGAAAGGAATGTATTTGAAGCTGAAAAGCATTCTTCTTGAACGTGGCTGGCTTTTCTATTTCGCGGGATTTTTACTTGGACGAGCTGTTATTTTATCTGCTGTATCACCATTTGCAATCGCATTTATTGCTTCCATGTGGTTCGTTCATCGGGAAAAGAGCCTTAAATCGATGCTTGCTGTCCTAGCAGGTGCATTAACCTACTCAATGACACATGCGATTTTTATCGGGGTTGCTATGCTGGTATTTATCTTCCTTGCAGCACTGGGAAAGCAGTTGAAAAATCAACAAGTTGTCTTACCACTGGCAGTGTTCGCTTCAACAACATTATCAAAAATGTTTTTGTACTCCGTGCGTGACACTATTACATCTTACGAATGGCTGCTGCTCGCAGTAGAAGGTGTCCTGGGAGCCGTTCTTGTATTGATATTTATGCAAAGCATTCCGCTTTTATCACCAAAAAGATATAAACCTGTACTAAAAAATGAAGAGATTGTCTGCATGATTATTTTAATTGCCTCTGTACTGACAGGAATGATTGGCTGGCAAATTTATGGAGCGTCTGCTGAACAGATTTTTTCCAGATATTTCGTTTTAATATTTGCATATATTGGTGGCGCTGCCATTGGGTCGACGGTTGGTGTTGTAGCAGGTCTAATCTTATCGCTCGCAAATGTGGCGAACCTTTATCAAATGAGTCTGCTCGCCTTTTCAGGGTTGCTTGGTGGTTTACTGAAAGAGGGTAAAAAGGTTGGGACGAGCATTGGTTTACTTGTTGGCACTGGGTTGATTAGTATCTATGGCGATGCTGTGACGTTAATCCCATCTCTTTTGGAATCATCAATTGCAATTCTGCTGTTTTTCCTGACTCCAGCATCATGGTTCAGCAGAATTTCCAGATATATACCTGGAACAGAAGAATATACCCATGAACAAGAACAGTATCTGCAGAAGGTTCGAAATGTGACAGCAAGAAGAGTTGGACAGTTTTCCGAAGTATTTCATGCACTATCAAAAAGCTTCTCAGTAACGCAAGCAGCATCAACCAGTGAACAGGAAGCAAAACGTGAAACGGATTATTTTCTGAGCCAGGTGACAGAAAAAACATGTCAAACTTGTTTTATGAAAGACAGGTGCTGGCAAAAGGCATTTGATCAAACATATTCATACATGGAAGAGATGAAAGAAGATATTACGAGTGGGCAGGAGCCGAATCGAAAAGTGATGCGGGAATTTGAAAACCATTGTGTGAAATCGAGAAAAGTAGTAGAAGCCATGAAAGAAGAGATGACCTTTTATGAAGCAAATCGCAAGCTGCGGCAACAGGTGTTGGAGAGTAAACGGCTCGTTGCTGACCAGCTGCAAGGTGTTTCGGAAGTGATGGATGACTTTGCGAAGGAAATTTTGAAGGAGCGCCAGCATCATGAATTACAGGAAACACAAATTATCCATGCATTAAAACATATGGGGATTGAGCTTGAGAAGGTGGATATTTATCAATTGGAAAAGGGTAATGTAGATATAGAAATAACTGCATCTTTCTACGAATATAGAGGAGAAGGGGCTAAATTAATTGCGCCTGTATTATCGGATATTTTGAATGAGATGATTATTGTAAAAGAGGAAGAGATTTCCCCGTTCCCGAATGGATATAGTCATTTGGCATTCGGATCAGCAAAGGAATATACAATCCAGACAGGGGCAGCGAGTGCAGCCAAGGGAGGTGGACTAGTTTCAGGCGATAGTTTTACTACCATTGAGCTTGGCGCAGGGAAATTTGCGATGGCGATCAGTGATGGGATGGGGAATGGAAAACGAGCAAGAGAAGAAAGTATGGAAACTTTACGCTTATTACAGCAAATCTTACAGACAGGGATTCCTGAGAAGGTCGCAATTAAATCGATTAATTCAATCCTATCTCTACGCACAACAGATGAAATGTTTGCAACACTTGATTTATCTGTAATGGATTTGCATGATGCCTCTGTTCGATTTCTGAAAATTGGATCAACGCCAAGCTTTATTAAACGAGGCAGCAAGATGATTAAAATAGAGGCAAGCAATTTGCCAATGGGGATTATTCAGGAGTTTGAAGTCGATATTGTAAGTGAACAGATGCATGAAGAGGACTTACTGATTATGATGAGTGACGGTATTTTTGAAGGACCGAGACATGTGGAAAATGTTGATCTGTGGCTGAAACGGAAAATTAGAGAGATGGCAACAGATGATCCCCAGGAAGTAGCAGATCTCCTTTTGGAGGAAGTTATTCGGACAAGGTCAGGAGAAATTAAAGATGATATGACTGTCCTCGTTGCTAAAATTGCGAAGAATAAACCGGAGTGGGCAGCAGTTCCAATCTATCGAAAAAAGGCTCTGTCATAA
- a CDS encoding S1 domain-containing RNA-binding protein, whose protein sequence is MSIEVGSKLQGKVTGITNFGAFVELEAGKTGLVHISEVADNYVKDINEHLTVGDEVKVKVINVEKDGKIGLSIKKAKDRPVRQKSTRERTENFEAKMNRFLKDSEDRLASLKKHTESKRGGRGARRG, encoded by the coding sequence ATGTCAATCGAAGTAGGCAGCAAGCTGCAAGGGAAAGTAACCGGAATTACTAATTTTGGAGCATTTGTAGAGCTAGAAGCAGGCAAAACAGGATTGGTCCATATTAGTGAGGTTGCTGACAACTATGTGAAAGACATTAATGAGCACTTAACTGTTGGCGATGAAGTCAAAGTTAAGGTCATTAATGTTGAGAAAGATGGTAAAATTGGTTTATCTATTAAAAAGGCAAAGGATCGACCAGTGCGCCAAAAAAGTACAAGAGAACGGACAGAAAATTTTGAAGCAAAAATGAATCGTTTTCTTAAAGATTCAGAGGATCGCTTAGCCTCTTTGAAGAAGCACACTGAATCCAAACGCGGGGGTCGAGGTGCTAGAAGAGGATAG
- a CDS encoding septum formation initiator family protein has product MSSKKKTVTRLDSNYMQQYDAYIERQKRKKQRLIRRLVLFSIVAAIVIGGLTSYHIKQRVLQAEKIEQYEQLQDELKALKAEEANLTEEIELLNDEEYVLDIARTNYFFSKKGELIFKVPNEDPSY; this is encoded by the coding sequence TTGTCATCAAAGAAAAAAACGGTAACAAGATTAGATTCGAATTATATGCAGCAGTACGACGCATACATAGAACGGCAGAAACGAAAAAAGCAGCGGTTAATTCGTCGTCTTGTGTTATTTTCTATCGTAGCAGCGATTGTAATTGGGGGCCTGACTTCATACCATATTAAACAGCGTGTACTTCAAGCAGAGAAGATAGAGCAGTACGAACAGTTACAGGACGAGCTTAAAGCACTAAAAGCAGAGGAAGCCAATTTAACTGAAGAAATTGAACTGCTTAATGATGAGGAATATGTGCTTGACATTGCGCGTACGAATTATTTCTTCTCGAAAAAAGGGGAATTGATTTTTAAAGTCCCGAATGAAGACCCCTCTTATTGA
- the yabQ gene encoding spore cortex biosynthesis protein YabQ, with product MSLSIQFLTMITMVLSGFYLGIVQETFRRLTYYWKRRVFITYFLEISFWLTQTAIILYVLFRVNAGEIRVYVILACLLGFSIYQVLAKSTYKRLLEWMIRITAAVYRFFSNLLHTLIISPISWTVRTLFRLIFWMFTLITTIILFILKIALTPFVWIGKGIYQLIPDGFKKNLHKLAGFYSTMKNICYKGYKKLEKLLFKRG from the coding sequence ATGAGCCTGAGTATCCAGTTTTTAACAATGATCACAATGGTTTTAAGTGGCTTTTATTTGGGTATTGTTCAAGAAACCTTTCGCCGGCTGACATATTATTGGAAACGAAGGGTTTTTATAACCTACTTTTTAGAAATCAGCTTTTGGCTGACGCAAACTGCAATTATATTGTATGTATTATTCCGTGTGAATGCGGGGGAAATTAGGGTCTATGTGATATTGGCCTGCTTACTCGGATTTTCGATATATCAAGTTCTTGCGAAATCGACGTATAAACGGCTGCTGGAATGGATGATTCGTATTACAGCGGCAGTATACCGCTTTTTTAGCAATTTATTACACACATTAATTATTTCCCCTATTTCCTGGACTGTACGCACACTTTTTCGTCTTATCTTTTGGATGTTTACGCTTATCACTACAATAATACTTTTTATACTGAAAATAGCACTTACCCCATTTGTATGGATTGGAAAGGGGATTTACCAATTAATTCCCGACGGTTTTAAAAAAAATTTACACAAATTAGCAGGATTTTATAGTACAATGAAGAATATATGTTATAAAGGATATAAGAAATTGGAAAAGCTATTGTTTAAAAGGGGGTAG
- the yabP gene encoding sporulation protein YabP — protein sequence MNYYDNNKETANRVQTEHTVKMNNRKNLEISGVKEVDSFDNEEFLLETTMGYLIIRGQNLQLKNLDVTEGIVTIKGKIYELSYVDEQQQEKAKGFFSKLFR from the coding sequence ATGAACTATTATGATAACAATAAAGAAACGGCTAATCGAGTGCAAACAGAGCATACGGTGAAGATGAATAATCGAAAGAACTTGGAGATATCCGGTGTAAAAGAAGTGGACAGTTTTGATAATGAAGAATTTCTGCTGGAAACGACAATGGGCTATTTAATTATTCGAGGGCAGAATTTGCAGCTGAAAAATCTTGATGTGACTGAAGGAATTGTAACAATAAAAGGTAAAATCTATGAGCTTTCCTATGTGGATGAACAGCAGCAGGAGAAAGCTAAAGGATTCTTTAGCAAGCTGTTCCGATGA